TAAGTATAAAGGCGCTATCAAGTAACGGAAACGTGTTATAGCACGGCTAGTACAGCTCCACAAAATCATAGAATCAATGAACAAACCAGAAAATCATTCGTCTGCTTTCTGCGAGCGCATAATTTCTCTTACGACAAGACATTTCAAGAATGCAATGTTGAAGAGATGgcatacttttttttatttggaacCAATGGTATTAGAGAAAATTTTCGGCACATGTCTTTGAACTTTTGAGAATCCTTGGAGTGATAAATATCGGAAGCACCATTTCTTGTGGAACCAGCAAGAAAATGGCGGCATTAATGAGCGCAATACAATAAGATAGCATCGCAAAACCCTTGGCTGAGTGTCGAAGTAAATGGATGCGTGATATACATTGTTTTCGCAAGCGTACTCGCGCTTTCAAGCAACTGAATGTCTGAACAGCCAGGACAAAGGAATTCCGTGACATGTTCCCTGTTCATACATTCGTGCCCTTCGCTAACGTTCGCGTGCAATCCATAGGCGGACCCGGAGCCGCTGCTCCGGTTGCATGGGAATATCGTGATTCGGCCGTTCTGCCGTAGTGATCTCATGCGAGATCCTGGTGGCTCCCACGACACTGCCAACGAATGCAGGAGTCAGATTTCAACGgctctgttgtttttttttacggcAGTGATCACCTGGCCCTGTTCTCCGTGGAAGCCGCTAAAATGCAGTTCAGGTTTTTGTAATATCAACACTGCACTTTgacactgaaaaagaaaaagagcgcgtGATAGAGCTACACTGAACTCAACATCGTCATAATTAGTTCAGGAGCTGTGCTCAAGTGCCGTATTCTCGTCTAGAGGGCGCCCAAGTTGAATTGCCTAGAAATTATATTTGAAAAGATTAGCACTTCAGTCGTGTGTCCAACCTCTCCTTCATACCTAGTTCTggtgcgacacacacacacacacacacacatatatatatatatatatatatatatatatatatatatatatatatatatatatatatatattcaaagaACATTCAAGGTAAGGTTCTGTAGGTTCGGTGCATAGGTtgttgaagaaacgaaggagcCCACTTACGAAAATCGCATTTTTCATATTTTAACGTTTCgaccgtggcacggccttcgtcagaataaacgcAAATACAAATGTGCACCCGCTTTTATTggcatgcgcacgtgggcataaTCAGCAatacatgcacgtgtacacttgaAAATAATAACAGAAAAAGTGCAGCAGTAAGTTTAACTTAAGCACGATAAATGATATGTAAGAAATATCATCATGGTATAACGATGCTTGTACATGAAGTTACAGAATGATGTCAATTGCGACATGGCCAAACTACGAACAAATTGATTTGGCATGGTTTGTCAATTCTGTACAAGAACATCcacatcaagatatggcagaaaggcaGGGCCTTTTTTCTTCGTTCTCGTTGATACCGGATGACACAGTGTTAAATTTATGAATGAGAAAGGATTCTCGTATTTCTCGATCATGGTGTGATTTGAAATATGATTATATTACTGTTACTTTGATGTTGTCAAATGTGTGACCTGGCAGTCCAACATGTTTAGATAATGGAAGGTGTGGCAAGCTGTTAACGTGTGCTTTGTGTTTGTTGAATCTGATACGAAAAGATGTTTTGGTCTGGCGGATATACTGCATATGACACATTGAACATTCAAGCAGATAGATAAGGTTAGTAATGTCGCAAGTGATGCCGCCgttgattttaacagaaaaattggATGCTGTGCTTCCAGCAGTCTTTGATGTGGTCATATGTGTACAAACTTTACAACGGGGCTTATTGTAGGAATGACAACCAGCAGGAGCAATCGCTTTAGTCTTGGAAGAGGTTACTAGGTCACGCAGATTCCTAGAGCGACAACAGAGCACTCTTGGCGATTCCGTGAAAAATTTTTTAAGACGGTCGCGCTGGGGGTGTCAGTAAGTTATAATGCTTCctgagaatgggggggggggtggggggaggggggtgcgacACGTTAGGAATAGATGCAGAGTGTGGTAGGATAAAGTTAATTCGTGAAATTGGCGCCGGTCGTTTGTTCGTGCAGATCAGTGCTTTCCGGTCGAGACAGTCGGCCAGtttaagggcatcgtcaattgttTGTGAAGGGTATTTCTATACGGTTAGTGCGTTACGAAGCTGGTTCCACTTGCGAGTGAATTCACTGTAAGTGAGCTCCTTCGTGTCTTCAACTATATatggtgaatatatatatatgtatttcaGAGATGTTATCGAAACAATGAATCGACATATATATATGTCGATTCAGTGTTTCGATAACATCTCTGAAATTCGGAAAATATGACATCACTGGCACACAACCGGATCATTTGTCAGGTTTTATTGCGGCCGGCCCACAACAGATAACCCTGGCGCCGCGTCCTCCTCGAAATTGTTGCTAGCGGGAAGAACGACTGTGAGAGACCCTGACTTGGGGTTGGGCTGCAGACACTGTTTGCGCGCGGACGATGCTGAGCCGGTGGCTAGAACCCCAAATCGACGGGCAGCTCTTCCGGCTTGCGTTGCTCCTCGGGCAGAGGGAAACCCTCGCGGCGGCAGAAGTCGACGAAGTCGTCTTGCTCGTCTCCTCGGCCGCCGTCCTGCTTGGAGACGTCGGGAGCCTCCTTTGGCGGCAAGTACTCCTCGCTGTGCAGCTGCGAATAGAAGTCGCGCAGGTTGAAGAACAGCTTGACCGAGGCCAGAACCAGCGTGAGAACCACGAAGACGCGGAACGAGAGCAGCAGGTAGCCGCTCGCGGTCGGCGCGTCCGGGTGCAGCCCGCGGCTCTGCCACAGGATCACCACCACGGACACCATGTAGATGGCCTGCGCACACGCCGTACCGGGCCGTCCAGTCTTTGGCGAAACGCCCAGCTCACTGGTATTTGAACACACGCGTAAGCTGACTTCTTGCATGAAAACCTGCAGGTTAATCCTTACAGTTACCCGCATTAGGCTTCACATCGACCATTTAATGCGCATAAAGTAGAAGGAACGAACGTTGAAGTTATAACGTCTTGCCTATACTGATGAGACACTTTCTCTAAGTGTAGTCAAGCGTGTGTCAGGGCTGTAATGTAATAATAGGTGCGGCAGTGGTGTGCTGCGTAGTAAACCCACTTCAGCACagcaaaagaataagaaaaaaaataacatcacTTCTTATACCTGGTGCTGAGAGAAATCCGGGATGCGCATGCGGCACAATTATGTGTTTAAGAGGGGATCTGTCATGCCTCCAACATTTCTTTGCTTCTTTTCGATAGCATAACAATCTGCTGTAATCACAGGGCAGAGTGTCGAATTTAAAACCAAGTAGTAGAATTTATTAGCAACCCTTTTGCGTTTCGTATGTCATTCCTGTTTTGCAAAGAGTGGTGCCCAGCATGACGTCATAAGCCGGGAATGATAGAGGAAGCTATAGCTCAGGCACAAGTCCTATGCTGCCTGTAAACAAATACAAGTAAAACGCAGAAATTGTTTTCTGAGATAAATGAGTTTAAAGAAACTTGTTACACTTAAgacagaaagttaaattataTTGACTGTAACAAAGAGAATTTTGATTTAGTGCCTGAACTTTTGCCAAGAATTCCCAAAAATTAGTAAGCTTGAAATAAAAATCATAAAAGCACGATATGTACAAATCcgcaactctgcaccaaaaatagacatcgcagttctgtaacccgcatccgttagagcattcaaagcggacaaactgGTATATTAACTTACAGGTTACGTGGATTTGTTGCAATGTTTACAAGAGTCTTGCAAAAGACCTATTCACAAATTTGTAATATAATTCGAAGGGGTGTaaaatatatcaattttgtcctcCTTAGATGTATTATTGTATGCAGTTTACAAACTTTTGTATCATTTTTCGTTGATGAGTGACTGATCTTTAAGCATGATAGCATTGTTTTTAAATATTAGCAATTTTCAACAAGATATACTAGATAATTAGcagcctaaatcaaaattctgcgtCCAGTAGTCGCCAGATTATagctttttcttttaaacccCACAAACGTCActaaattcggtgcagtggttgccgaggaaaacaaTTTCTCGTTTCCACTGCATACAGAAAGGAGCCCGcaagctaaagcttgctcttaagagAAGCTGAAGCTTTAGCTGAGGGTTCGCAtctatttgttgcatttaaaagaaaatgttaaaataCAATGAATGTAGGAAGCGTACTTTCGATTTAGGTGGCCAATTTTATTATAAAAGTGGTCGAATATCGCAAATTTTCGGGAAACGAAATTATCAGGattacaactttgtaattgagcAATGAAAATGTATATCCCATTTCTGTGAATTGCGGATTATAGCACATATAAAGTGAACAAAATTGCTATACATGGTTCTTAAGTATAACTCCAATTTGTGAGTATGATGTTTCCAAAACCCTCGTAAGCATTTTAACAAAGTcacgtaaaaaataataatatatggggtttaacgtgccaaaaccactttctgattatgaggcacgccgtagtggaggactccggaaatttagaccacctggggttctttaacgtgcacctaaatctaagtacacgggtgttttcgcatttcgcccccatcgaaatgcggccgccgtggccgggattcgatccccctcgtgctcagcagcctaacaccatagccactgagcaaccacggcgggtcacgtaaaaaaaaaaaaagatgttattATATATTGAGCTTGACCGGTTAGGATGTTTTAACGGATGCAGTTCACAGAAATGCGacatctgttcttggtgcagagttacgtATTTGCAAACGTCGTCTTTCTATTTCAAGCTTACCAATGTTCGGCAAGTAGTGTGAAAGAATGGGGGCCTTAAATCAGAATTCCGCTTGAACtgtcactaaaatttaaatttctttttcaaatgcaacaaatttcactacAATCGGAACAGCGCTTATCGCAGAAAAGTACTTCTCGTTTTACAATTACTTGAATAGGCAGCATTGTAGTTGGGCACgaaataaagcttcctcttaaaaggaaCGACTGAATCCTGCCGCACGCTCGAAGCCAAGGTGCGTGCATTTTGGAATCCGGCAGTCGGCACGATATATAATGCTGCGCATTTCAATAGAATTTCTGCCTGTCTCGCCACATGACACTGCCATTGACTGCGGTAGGCTCCACAGCTTTAGCGGCCGAAACCACAGAACAAAATTTACCAGTGTGCCTTGAAATATTGGGCGTTGTGATTCGCGGTGACTGCAAAGAACATAATATAGGCCAAACTTCGCTAACTGAGAGTAATTAACGGTGGGCAGTTCGAACACGCGACTATCTCTCGTTCAGGACTAAAGCGACTTTTGACAACACCTTCTAGATAGATATTAAGCAGCGCGCTAATGGACGATGATGACAACGCTCGTCCCGTGTCCGCCATGAGTCGCGCTCGTTCGTTTGCGGTGTGCTCATAATGGTCCCTTCCAACTTGACCGCTTCACCATCCTGTATACCTTCAAGATAGCGGAATGCCATCACGCATAGGGGGGCGTGATGTCATGTGGGCAGTCGGAAAGACCATTAATTTAAATGGGGGACTCAGGTGACGCTTAGCGCaatcgccttctttttttttgtctaatgcATAGAGTTTAATAATAAAGTTCTAGACCTTCCCGCATGATGGCTCTGCCTAGCAGCGGGGTTCGGGGTGGCAGTGACGCAGACCTTAAAAAAATAAGAAGGGGAGTTTTAAATAAAAGAAGCCCTAACTGAAGGTATGCTCGAGGTGCTCTCATGAATTGTTCACGTTGATGCTGTTGATGTAGTCCCTTACTCAGTGAAGTTTCGGTGGCGATCAGCAATGGTAGACGCAAAGCGGCTTTCCAATAGATTCCTTCGCTCTGCGAGTTGGCATCGCCGAGTACCTTGTTCACTCTCTTCCTTTTTATTTTGCGGTTTGTTATGAAATTAGAGCGAGCCATGAACTTTGGGTAAAATAGAGTCTTAAGCAGTTTAGTCTAGAAAAAAGATTCAACTTCGGTTGCCGTTCACACCTGTGACTGTTGAAAATTCACGTGATGAAAGCTGTCAAGTTGCGTATACCATttggtactttttttttccttcattaagATATTCAACTCTCCTCCATATCTTTGTGCCCTACAAATGTTCGTAGAGAAGACACTGGCCAATCTTGAGTATGGACATATTTGGGAGAGTTGCCGGCCAATCCCAATCTGTTCTTATGAACAAGGAATTGTTCAGTTTGTCCCTGAACTCCTTAAATGCCATAAAGACTCTTGCTGCATCTAAGTAAGAAAAGTGTGAATACATAGTGTGGGGCCTGTTTTTTTTGATAGCCTCAATAGAAGTGAAGCATTTCAGTCCAGCAGGCATGGAGCAAAGAAAGCAGCTAAAAATGGAAAGCCGCGGTGATAAAATGGCGACGCAGTGCTCCTGCAGCGTGTAGTTATCATTACAGTGTTGACTATGTGATAAAGCCAATGCATACCATCAAGGATGGGGCTTGAAAGAGAGTTTCACAGGTTATAAATTAAGCGGGGGTGCTTGCATATATGCACGAATTCCAAAATCGCCCGGTGGTTCCTTATTCCAGCTTACTTTTTTCTGCCGCGCAGTTTTGGAATACGAAGCTTTACAGCGTGCTAAAGCAGTCAGCACGATTTTGCAACTTACGTATATTGCGGCCCTCTTGCATTTGGGGTTGAACCATCCGGGAGAGGTGGTCTTTTCGGCCGCATTGACTGCCTCAATGATGGCAGCCTCACTCTCGGTGCGGCTGAAGGAAAGCCTCATGAACGGCATCCGGAAACGTGGGGCTTCGGTGCCAACGCACTCCAAACGGAtggaaagaataaagaaaacctgagcagaagatgatgatgatgatggttttgtGCCCTATTTAATGGCACAAATACACTGTGGGGCATAGGCCAGGAACCGGATagtaatacaataaaaaaaataacgagggaaaataaatgaataatcgaAAATCAGAAAGAAACCGATAATAAACTAAATAAAATAGCAATGTCTGTCTTCTTAAtgcgttcttcttcttctttgcgaCGGCGCTGACATTTCCAGTAACGAAGAGAAAAACGATGCTGtgacgaaaacgaaaaaaaaaactgaaataaatCTATATGACGCGTGTAGTGCCGCAAGGGAGCCTACTAAGATACATTAGTCGGCGTTCTTGagacagtaaaaagaaaaaaaagaaaaaaaagaacacctatGAAGAGAAAGCGACCAGAGACTTTGCTGATGCCCTGTCATTACGGGAAGTTGACATTTTTCCATCCTTTGAAACGATGTTGTTCGTGAGATGGTAAGCCTTCTTCCTTGCTTCTCCACTACTTTAGCCGACGTCCGGGTGGAGTTGTGCGTCTTCTAAGGTTTCCGGTTGCCAAGGGATGACATCGAAATCTTCAAAGACGCCTGCTTGCAGCTGGGAGAATCCAATTTATTAGTCTCTCAAGGCTTGCCTTCGCGGCAAGATGGAACACTACCGTGAACGTCATCACCGAGCCTGCCACAATATCGCGAAGTCGTGGCCCGCAGAAACGATTTTCGTGGACGCAAAGATTAAATTCCCGACATTTCGTAGTCAACGGGGGCTTGCGATGTACCACAACCTTTTCCCGCCAATTCCGTGCTCGCGGCCCACGGCAATGTTCCATTACGTTCTAGAGTTACTACTGTGGTCCAGACCCACAAAGTAGCGCCATAGTTTGCGTTTCTTGGGGAGTTCTGGCCGGATGACAGAATAGGGCAAACACCGGCTGCCTTGCGACTGCACTGCCGTCTAAAAGTGGGCTCTTTGAGGAGTGTCCACACCATAGCTCGCAGTGTCTGCACAAGTCCCATGACTCAGTTTCAACCCAACTTCTATGGTTGTTGTCTTTGCAAGAACAAAATGTACGCGAAAGTATAGACCTGCTTGCTCTGAATTCTCTTCCTCTTTATACCCCTGCAGTTTTCCCCGTTACCCTTATTTACTTTCATTTTTATGCGATCCCAGAAGAAGTGCAGTCAGTTATTACGGGTTATCGTGCAACGGGCCCGGGTTTAGACAACATGAATGACGCTATCATAAAATAATTCAGTCCTCTAATTGCTCCCGTACTTACCCATATCTTCAATTTGGTATTTAAAA
This Dermacentor albipictus isolate Rhodes 1998 colony chromosome 1, USDA_Dalb.pri_finalv2, whole genome shotgun sequence DNA region includes the following protein-coding sequences:
- the LOC135897822 gene encoding uncharacterized protein isoform X1 is translated as MPFMRLSFSRTESEAAIIEAVNAAEKTTSPGWFNPKCKRAAIYVFMQEVSLRVCSNTSELGVSPKTGRPGTACAQAIYMVSVVVILWQSRGLHPDAPTASGYLLLSFRVFVVLTLVLASVKLFFNLRDFYSQLHSEEYLPPKEAPDVSKQDGGRGDEQDDFVDFCRREGFPLPEEQRKPEELPVDLGF
- the LOC135897822 gene encoding uncharacterized protein isoform X2, with amino-acid sequence MPFMRLSFSRTESEAAIIEAVNAAEKTTSPGWFNPKCKRAAIYAIYMVSVVVILWQSRGLHPDAPTASGYLLLSFRVFVVLTLVLASVKLFFNLRDFYSQLHSEEYLPPKEAPDVSKQDGGRGDEQDDFVDFCRREGFPLPEEQRKPEELPVDLGF